The following coding sequences are from one Melospiza melodia melodia isolate bMelMel2 chromosome 2, bMelMel2.pri, whole genome shotgun sequence window:
- the MFSD9 gene encoding major facilitator superfamily domain-containing protein 9, which translates to MVVPLMNLHIKSLGASHTVAGIIGSLYGIMQLFTSTFVGCWSDIVGRRYSLLACILLSALGYFLLGNSTTVFLFAISRILVGIFKHTLSISKALLSDLVSERDRPLVMGRFNAASSVGFILGPVVGGYLAEFKGGFYQTAFICASIFLLNGGLVWMLPWSEENTSNRNHCQDKETNSFSAKSNHEHHLKSATSRAVTNSSFFQSPWIQVATVLKKIKGIACSNLWDVFLVRFLMSVAILLYYSNFTLALEERFGVKPLFSGYLMSYSSALGVLAGCLLGPITRLYGHNTYRLLLHSSTFTCTLILLYASAPSIWMVILSSTFLAFSTTIGRTCIIDLELTVGGNEASGTLLGVGQSVTSVGRIIAPLLSGIAQEFSPCGPPSLAVGLALVAIGIMNANKQKYRSHGSVKLKNQ; encoded by the exons ATGGTGGTTCCTTTAATGAATCTTCATATCAAATCTCTAGGAGCAAGTCATACAGTTGCTGGAATCATAG gaTCTCTCTATGGTATAATGCAGCTATTTACCAGCACATTTGTG GGCTGCTGGAGTGATATAGTAGGAAGACGGTATTCCCTGCTTGCTTGTATTCTTCTCAGTGCACTGGGTTACTTCCTTCTTGGAAATTCCACCACAGTGTTCCTGTTTGCTATTTCTAGGATCCTTGTAG GTATTTTCAAACACACACTGTCCATCTCTAAAGCCCTGCTGTCTGACCTGGTCTCGGAGAGAGATCGCCCTTTAGTGATGGGGCGCTTCAATGCAGCCTCCAGTGTGGGCTTCATTCTGGGACCTGTTGTTGGTGGCTACCTTGCAGAGTTCAAAGGTGGCTTTTACCAAACAGCCTTCATCTGTGCCTCCATCTTCCTTCTGAATGGTG GTCTGGTCTGGATGTTACCCTGGAGTGAAGAAAACACTAGCAATAGGAACCATTGCCAAGACAAAGAAACAAACAGTTTCTCAGCAAAATCAAATCATGAACATCACTTGAAATCAGCAACTAGTAGAGCTGTGACAAACAGTAGTTTTTTCCAGTCTCCATGGATCCAAGTTGCAACAGTGCTGAAGAAAATTAAAGGAATAGCATGCTCTAATTTGTGGGATGTATTTTTAGTGCGGTTCCTGATGTCTGTTGCTATACTGTTGTATTATAGTAATTTTACTCTTGccttggaggagagatttggGGTGAAACCCTTGTTTTCTGGATACCTCATGAGCTATAGCAGTGCACTGGGAGTCCTGGCTGGTTGTTTGCTCGGACCAATAACGAGACTCTATGGGCACAACACTTACAGACTTCTGTTGCACTCCAGCACTTTTACCTGCACACTGATTCTCCTGTATGCCTCAGCACCGAGCATATGGATGGTCATTCTGTCCTCCACCTTCTTGGCCTTCTCCACCACTATTGGCCGTACCTGTATCATTGACCTGGAGCTGACCGTCGGTGGGAACGAGGCCAGCGGGACACTCCTGGGTGTGGGACAGTCAGTGACATCAGTGGGACGTATTATTGCCCCACTCCTTTCTGGAATTGCTCAGGAGTTCAGTCCTTGTGGCCCTCCAAGTCTAGCTGTGGGACTAGCATTAGTTGCTATTGGGATAATGAacgcaaacaaacaaaaataccgTAGTCATGGAAGTGTGAAATTAAAGAACCAGTAG